The sequence CCCCCGAGACCAGGGAGGAAGCCTGTGCGATTCGCGACAAGGCCCTGTCAAACCCGCTGCTGAAAGGTCAGATGATCTCCGAAGACGGCAAAGCCCTGTGCATATACCTGCCTTTGACGGACAAACTGCTGAGCTACCGCGTCTATGAGGAATTGAACAGAAAGATTGCGGGGATGGGCGGAAGCGAGGAGTACCATGTCGCCGGGCTGCCGGTGGCCGAGAGCGCCATCGGGGTGGAAATGTTCAGGCAGATGACCGTTGCCGCCCCTCTCACGATGGTGGTCATTCTCGGGCTCTTGCTGTTCTTTTTCCGGAAGTGGTCGCTCGTCATACTGCCCCTGATGGTCGCGACGGTTTCCGTCATCTCCGCGATGGGGCTGATGATCGCTTTCGGTTTTCCCGTTCACATACTCAGTTCCATGCTGCCGATCTTCCTGATGCCCATAGCAATATGCGACACGGTCCATATCCTGTCGGACTTCTTTGAGTCCTACAGGAAGGAAAAAGGGCGTCTCCAAACGATCAGGGAGGTAATGCGGTCCCTTTTCGCTCCCATGCTGTACACATCGCTGACCACCGCGGCGGGATTTCTCTCCCTTGTTACGACCTCCATCCCTCCGGCGAGGGTCTTCGGCATCTTCGTCGCGGCGGGAGTGATGATCGCCTGGGTTGTCACCATCTTCCTCGTGCCCGCGTACGTGATGATGATCCCCGAGAGAACGCTCATGCGCTTCGGCCAATCCGCCGGGAAAACGGAAGGTCAGGCATGGCTCGCCCGACTGTTGCAGGCGATGGGACGGTTCACCCACAGGCACGCGAAACCCGTGCTGGGCATGATGGTGATCGTTATCGCCGTGGCGGTGTGGGGTATTTCGCAGATCACCGTGAACGACAACTACGCCAAACGCTTCACCACGAACCATCCGATCCGCAAGGCGGACAGCGCGCTGAACAGACATTTCGGGGGCACTTATATGGCCTACCTGGTGCTTGAAGGGAACAATAGCGGAAGACCGACGCAGCAGGATATCGACAGGATCGACGGGGAGATGTCGGCATTCGCGGCAAAGATCGACGGTCACCGGGGAGCCGCGGCGAGGATAGTGGGAGAATTGAGATCGAAACTCCGGGAATCCGTTCAAAAGGCCCCCAGCCTCGAGGGTCTTCTTGACTCCGTGATGAGCTACATCGAGAAGCGGTCAAAGACCGCGTCCGACGGAGATCTTTTCCTCTTTCAGGAGTTGGCCGGCTTTCTCGGCATCGAACGCGAAAAGCTGAGGACATTCAAGAGGCCGGAGGTCCTGGAATACCTCATTGGACTTCAGTCCCATCTTACGGGCGCGGGTCTCGTCGGCAAGACCACGTCGGTCGCCGATGTCATCCGCAAGGTCAATCAGGAAATGGTTGACGGAAAAGGGGAGAACTTCCGCGTCCCCGGTTCTCTGCGGGGTGTTTCGGAATGCTACATGCAGTTCCAGCAGGGCCACCGCCCCGGTGACCTGTGGCACATGGTCACGCCGGATTTCATGCGTGCCAATGTCTGGGTGCAGTTCGCCCGCGGTGACAGCACGCAGACCGCGAAGGCCGTAGACGCCGTTGACGCCTACATGAAGCGCGTCAAGCCTCCCGTCGAACTGTCCCACCGCTGGGCGGGGCTGCACTACGTCAACCTCGTGTTCCAGGACAGGATGTTCACCGGGATGCTGGGATCCTTCATAGGCTCTTTCATCATTGTCTTTATTCTCATGATCATTCTTTTCCGTTCCTTTTCCTGGGCCGCGGCATGCATGATCCCCCTGACACTCACCATTGCGGCGGTCTACGGGGCAACGGGTATCGCCGGAAAGGATTACGATATGCCTGTCGCGGTGCTGAGCGCGATATCCCTCGGAATAGCCGTCGATTTCTCGATCCATTT is a genomic window of Syntrophorhabdus sp. containing:
- a CDS encoding MMPL family transporter, yielding MSKLRDSLIDLSTKRYKLVALAVALFTIITGAFLPSVMIDTDPENMLEKSEPVRVFHNESKAEFGLSETIVLGVVNEHDPDGVFNPSTLKRIYELTEYAKTLRWDDKGRSSGVIEVDMVAPSLVDHMAQNGPGSIRFEWLMARPPETREEACAIRDKALSNPLLKGQMISEDGKALCIYLPLTDKLLSYRVYEELNRKIAGMGGSEEYHVAGLPVAESAIGVEMFRQMTVAAPLTMVVILGLLLFFFRKWSLVILPLMVATVSVISAMGLMIAFGFPVHILSSMLPIFLMPIAICDTVHILSDFFESYRKEKGRLQTIREVMRSLFAPMLYTSLTTAAGFLSLVTTSIPPARVFGIFVAAGVMIAWVVTIFLVPAYVMMIPERTLMRFGQSAGKTEGQAWLARLLQAMGRFTHRHAKPVLGMMVIVIAVAVWGISQITVNDNYAKRFTTNHPIRKADSALNRHFGGTYMAYLVLEGNNSGRPTQQDIDRIDGEMSAFAAKIDGHRGAAARIVGELRSKLRESVQKAPSLEGLLDSVMSYIEKRSKTASDGDLFLFQELAGFLGIEREKLRTFKRPEVLEYLIGLQSHLTGAGLVGKTTSVADVIRKVNQEMVDGKGENFRVPGSLRGVSECYMQFQQGHRPGDLWHMVTPDFMRANVWVQFARGDSTQTAKAVDAVDAYMKRVKPPVELSHRWAGLHYVNLVFQDRMFTGMLGSFIGSFIIVFILMIILFRSFSWAAACMIPLTLTIAAVYGATGIAGKDYDMPVAVLSAISLGIAVDFSIHFLQRSRQIFRETGSWSLAVPRVFGEPALAISRNVFVVALGFLPLMVAELVPYKTTAVLLFGILFFSGLVTLSCLPAVLTVFEERFFGKNCMKKKGTGPHERGAE